In the Natronoglycomyces albus genome, GCACCATGTAGTTGGGTGATGCGTTGATCAAGGTGGTCTCGCCTGGGCAGCGGGCGGCGGCCATGATCGCGTTTTCGGTGACGGTGTCTCCGCGTTCGGTCAAGACAATCTTGCGTGGCGCGACAGTGCCATCAGAGACCGACGCGTGGTAGGTGCCGTGGGAGGTCTCAACCTCCAGACCGAAGGGTCGCAGCACGGACAGATGCGGCTCGACCGAACGGGTGCCCAAGTTGCAGCCCCCGGCAAAGGGCAGATCGAACTGCGGGTGATCATGGAGCAGCGGGCCCAAGAACATGATGATGCTGCGGGTACGGCGGGCGGCCTCGGCGTTGATATTGCTCAGGTCCAACTTTGCCGGGGGAGTGATCTCCAAATCCCCATTGTCGCCCAACCACCGGTATTGCACGCCCATCGAGGCGAGCACTTCCAGAATGCGGTTGACCTCATCGATCCGGGCCACTCGACGCAACGTCGTGGTACCGGAGGTGAGCAGGCTAGCGCACAGCAGGGACACCCCGGCGTTCTTGGAGGTCTTGACATCGATGGAGCCCGATAGCGTCACCCCGCCATGCACTCGCAGATGCACTGGAGTGGGAGAAGAGGGTGCGGATGCCTCGGCCTCCAAAGCGGCCGAGACCCGAGAAATGACGTCCGGGTCCAAGGCTATAGCGCCTTGCTCGATGTGTTCCAGGACAGACATGGGGACGCCGGCACGCTTAGCCAATTGGGCGCTTTCCATTCCCTGCCCGCGCCGAGCGGTGCGAATCAGAGAACCGATCTGGGTTCGGAACCTCTCGGGTCCGCCTGCGTATGTGTCCATGTGGAAAAGGCTAGCCTACGAAATGGCCCCCAGGGCGCAATACCTCTCCTGGCACGTCAGAGGCGGTGTGGCGCGTGGCGCGGCTCAGGTGCCGATGACAGCCGCTTCGCTCACCAGCTCATCGAGAATGGCCAGGACAGCGGACACATTGGGCCGGTTGCGGGCCCCACGCAACGTCGCGGTGAGAAAGTGGCGGAAGGGAAGGTGGGGGCCAGTGATGGGAATCCGACACAACTCCAAGTGTGGCGGCAAGTCAACTAGTCGGGGGATGAGCGCGACACCCAACTCGTGGGCGACAAGCGCGGCCACAACAGACCATTCACGGGCCTCGTGAGCGATCGTGGGACGAAAACCCGCGTTCGTGCATGCGGTCAACACGTGTTGACGGTGCACCGACCCGGGCACCCCGATAATCCACCCCTCGCGCATGAGACTGCGCAAAGCGACCGCCTTTTCGTCCCCGGCCCAATGGCGAGGAGCCACGACCAGGTCAAACGGGTCGTAAAAAAGGGGCTGCTGGTCAAAACGGATGTCATCGAGCGGCGGGCTATCGGTCGTGGCCTCGACTACGGCCAGGTCGGAGCTGCCAGCAAAGAGCCGATCGAAGCTCTCTTCGGCTTCGGCCTCCCGTAGCCGCAACTCCAAGGATGGGTACTCGCGGGAGGCCCGTTGCGCCAGTGGGGCCAAGAGCGTCGCGGTAGCGGTGGGAAATCCGCACAAACGCAGGATGCCTGACGGCTCGCCCTCAGTGGCTTCGATCTCGGCTTCAGCCAGCCTCCACATAGCCTCAATCGCATCGGCGTGAGCCATCAAAATCTGGGCAGCCGAGGTGAGTTTGATGCGCCTGCCGATGGGCTCAAGTAGCGGCACACCGAGCTCTTTGGAAAGTTGCCGGATCTGTTGGGAGGCAGCCGAAGTGGACATGTGTAGAGACTTGGCCGCTCCTGAGACCGTCCCATAGTGTGCCACTGCTCTCAACACGTGCAACCGACGTAGATCAATCACAATAAAACACCTGGTCACAAACTGAATACAAAGGTTAACTCAATACTTCACGATCACGTTAAGAAATTCAAGACACGCCTGTATTGTGCAGGGAATCAGGGAAGAATAGGCTCGAAGAGTACCAGAAAATCAGTATTCCTTCGCATTCACCAGTGCTTTGTAAGACACTCGAAAGCACGGGATCTTGTGAATCGAAGGTCTGTGACCCCGGGGGCTGCACAAACACGTCATTGTGCGTCGACCGGGTGATTCGAACCCATGTTGACAACGTATCGGAGGAGGACAATGAAGATGTGCTGCCCATTCTGTGGATGGCCAGACGAACAGCCGTACACGACCGTCTCGGTGCATCAGACCAATTCCGGTGCCACGATGTGGACTCGATGCATGTGTGGTTCGTTGCAAACGCGGGTTATGCAAGGCGCGCAGGCGGTCGTGACCGCCCGTGGCAAGCCCACCAACCTCGAAGTGGTCAACCAAGCCGCCGCCTAAGACACCACCCGTTCCAAAACTGTGCAAAGACGATCTCTGCTCGCCTGCCGAGCAGAGATTTTTCATGTCCACAGCCGGTGAATCCCTACCAGCCTCCCCACAGCCCAACTCGCGGAACGAAAACGACTTGCGGTTGACTCAACGTCAACTTCTAACGTGGTGTGAGTCAGAACAACACCCACCAGCCACCCGGGGAAACGCAACCCAGGCGAGCTGTTGAGGAGGTCCACATGAGCTGGTCGACGTCCCAAGTGGCGTCCATGGCACACCTGACCGCACGCACTCTGCGGCACTGGGACGCCATCGGGCTACTTCGCCCTGCCCACACCGCAAGCACAGGGCTGCGCTACTACAACGAAGAACAACTACTGCGGCTGCAACAAATCCTGCTGCTGCGCCGACTCGGACTCCCCCTAGCCCACATCGGCAAAATCCTCGATGGAGACCTCGACCAGGTCGCCGCCCTTCGTCGCCACGGTGACCAACTCCGCCAAGAGAAGGAACGCCTGGAAGCACTGAGTGCCACCGTAGAGGCCACCATCCGCCAACTAGAAGGACACGCACCCATGTCACCAACCCAATGGTTCGACGGACTCACCGATGAGACCCGAGCCGAATACGAAGCCGAGGCCCGCCGCCGCTGGGGCGACCAAGCCGTGGACGACTCCCACGCCGCACTCGCGGCCCTACCCGAAACAGAGCAGCGCCGCATGGCGCGACAATGGGAGAACCTCCACCAACGTCTGGCCGACCTAGTCGACCAGGGACACTCGCCTAGCGACGCGGCGATTCAAGAACTCATTGCCAAACACCACGCCCTGGTGAGCAAAGCCTGGACCCCAGAACGGACCTCATACATCGGGCTGGGCGCCATGTACGTGGAGGACCCGCGCTTCCGCGCCACGTTC is a window encoding:
- a CDS encoding helix-turn-helix domain-containing protein; translated protein: MDTYAGGPERFRTQIGSLIRTARRGQGMESAQLAKRAGVPMSVLEHIEQGAIALDPDVISRVSAALEAEASAPSSPTPVHLRVHGGVTLSGSIDVKTSKNAGVSLLCASLLTSGTTTLRRVARIDEVNRILEVLASMGVQYRWLGDNGDLEITPPAKLDLSNINAEAARRTRSIIMFLGPLLHDHPQFDLPFAGGCNLGTRSVEPHLSVLRPFGLEVETSHGTYHASVSDGTVAPRKIVLTERGDTVTENAIMAAARCPGETTLINASPNYMVQDLCFFLEKLGVSIEGIGTTTLIVHGQPEIDADVDYALSEDPIEAMSLITAGIVTESEISVCRVPIEFLEIELALLEEMGLDYRRSEEYPAENGRTRLADITLYPSTLVARADKIHPMPFPGLNIDNLPFFALIAACAEGSTLVHDWVYENRAIYLAELNRLGADVSLMDPHRVLVEGPTRWSGAEIVCPPALRPAVVLLLAMLRAKGTSVLRHVNVIHRGYEQLAERLGKLGAKIEVFRGD
- a CDS encoding LysR family transcriptional regulator — translated: MIDLRRLHVLRAVAHYGTVSGAAKSLHMSTSAASQQIRQLSKELGVPLLEPIGRRIKLTSAAQILMAHADAIEAMWRLAEAEIEATEGEPSGILRLCGFPTATATLLAPLAQRASREYPSLELRLREAEAEESFDRLFAGSSDLAVVEATTDSPPLDDIRFDQQPLFYDPFDLVVAPRHWAGDEKAVALRSLMREGWIIGVPGSVHRQHVLTACTNAGFRPTIAHEAREWSVVAALVAHELGVALIPRLVDLPPHLELCRIPITGPHLPFRHFLTATLRGARNRPNVSAVLAILDELVSEAAVIGT
- a CDS encoding MerR family transcriptional regulator; protein product: MSWSTSQVASMAHLTARTLRHWDAIGLLRPAHTASTGLRYYNEEQLLRLQQILLLRRLGLPLAHIGKILDGDLDQVAALRRHGDQLRQEKERLEALSATVEATIRQLEGHAPMSPTQWFDGLTDETRAEYEAEARRRWGDQAVDDSHAALAALPETEQRRMARQWENLHQRLADLVDQGHSPSDAAIQELIAKHHALVSKAWTPERTSYIGLGAMYVEDPRFRATFDRIHPRLAHTLREGIDHFAHQHLNDA